A portion of the Geoalkalibacter ferrihydriticus DSM 17813 genome contains these proteins:
- a CDS encoding succinate dehydrogenase cytochrome b subunit → MQMLFGSSVGKKIAMAATGLILVLFVIVHLIGNTSIFAGPDGINAYAATLHSMGPIVWIFRLVMLGVFLLHIWLGLKLTLENKLARPVGYAQKENLRTSYAAQIMIYSGLVLLLFTIYHLLHFTVRVTNPEISHFVDAAGRLDVYAMVVLSFQKFFITLTYVIAMVFLLLHLSHGIGSMFQSTGLNNARTLPTIQTAGKWIAIVLLVGYIAIPISIFVGMIKL, encoded by the coding sequence ATGCAAATGTTATTTGGATCCTCGGTGGGTAAGAAGATCGCCATGGCGGCAACGGGGCTGATTCTAGTCCTGTTCGTCATCGTCCACCTCATCGGCAACACATCGATTTTCGCGGGGCCCGACGGCATTAATGCCTATGCGGCCACACTCCACAGCATGGGGCCGATTGTGTGGATCTTCCGGCTGGTGATGCTGGGAGTTTTCCTGCTGCACATCTGGCTGGGCCTCAAGCTGACGCTTGAGAACAAGCTGGCGCGTCCCGTCGGGTACGCACAGAAGGAGAACCTTCGCACCAGCTATGCTGCGCAGATCATGATTTACAGCGGTCTAGTGCTTCTGCTTTTCACCATTTACCACCTGCTGCATTTCACCGTGCGCGTCACGAACCCCGAGATTTCTCACTTCGTTGATGCTGCCGGCCGCCTTGATGTCTATGCCATGGTGGTCCTCAGCTTTCAGAAATTCTTTATCACCCTGACCTACGTCATCGCCATGGTGTTTTTGCTGCTGCATCTGAGTCACGGCATCGGCAGCATGTTCCAGTCCACAGGCCTGAACAATGCACGCACTCTGCCGACCATTCAGACTGCCGGCAAATGGATTGCGATCGTCCTGTTGGTAGGCTACATCGCCATTCCCATTTCCATTTTCGTAGGCATGATCAAACTCTAG
- a CDS encoding rhomboid family intramembrane serine protease, with amino-acid sequence MTTAPASEDEHEIVPAEILPEAGRCLSITRVRTWSLVLEARQVPHRVLRRGWEWTILVPHAQREQAEYEIRTYEEKNRHWPPRNTEIQTRDHTRETLSLLLLLAIFHNLTLLDPGPLGLRPEQWYEQGAAHAAAIRNGQWWRTVTALTLHIDWRHLTGNLILGGLFAARLCAVTGFGRGWALILASGMAGNLINAWLQTGSHRAVGASTAVFGTIGILCAMETRRRDKAMNLRRFLPLAAGAALLAMFGAGGENTDLGAHLFGFLAGLGLGYLVPDPRASHPTAHSRFGWSAGLGALALVVAAWTLALRHSF; translated from the coding sequence ATGACAACAGCACCTGCATCCGAAGACGAACATGAGATTGTTCCAGCCGAGATCCTTCCAGAGGCGGGCCGATGCCTCTCGATAACACGTGTGCGAACCTGGTCTCTGGTTCTGGAAGCACGCCAGGTTCCCCACCGGGTGCTGCGGCGCGGTTGGGAGTGGACCATTCTGGTGCCGCATGCGCAGCGCGAGCAAGCCGAATACGAAATCCGCACCTACGAGGAAAAGAACCGCCACTGGCCGCCGAGAAACACGGAAATCCAAACCCGCGACCATACCCGCGAAACGCTCTCGCTTCTGTTGCTCCTGGCCATCTTTCACAATCTTACCCTTCTTGACCCGGGCCCCTTGGGCCTGCGCCCCGAGCAATGGTACGAACAGGGCGCGGCTCACGCGGCCGCCATCCGCAACGGGCAATGGTGGCGCACCGTCACCGCCCTGACCCTGCATATTGACTGGCGGCACCTGACGGGCAACCTGATCCTCGGCGGCTTGTTCGCCGCGCGCCTGTGCGCCGTCACGGGATTCGGCCGGGGCTGGGCGCTGATTCTCGCCTCCGGGATGGCCGGCAACCTGATCAACGCATGGCTGCAGACCGGCAGTCATCGCGCAGTGGGAGCATCCACAGCCGTGTTCGGAACCATCGGGATTCTCTGCGCCATGGAAACACGTCGCCGCGACAAAGCCATGAACCTGCGCCGTTTTCTGCCCCTGGCGGCCGGAGCCGCGCTGCTGGCCATGTTCGGCGCGGGCGGAGAAAACACCGACCTCGGCGCCCACCTCTTTGGTTTTCTTGCCGGGTTGGGCCTTGGCTATCTGGTGCCCGACCCCAGGGCTTCACATCCAACAGCCCATTCAAGATTCGGCTGGTCGGCGGGCCTTGGCGCCCTTGCCCTTGTTGTCGCAGCCTGGACTCTGGCATTGCGGCACAGCTTCTGA